The DNA window GCCTGGGGAGAGTTCGACCTCTGTCAACTAGACGCAAATCTAGTTGGCAAGTTGTCTCGCTGAATCAGGAATCCCCGTTACTTTAGTACGGGGAGTGTCAACTTACTTCTCTGAGGTTAGAGTGGGAGAGAGATCCGAGCTAAAAAAATCTTGAATGAATTGAAGAGCGCTTTTGATCGGGGGCAAAACGGTATCGGAATTCTCGTTATTCTCAGGCCAATCTCCCGTGTAGTTATTATCCTGAAAATTAGAATAAGAAGAATGACTCTGACGGCGACCGAAGAAAGGATGATGGTAGATATCGAGCGTTTTCTTATCGGAGTTCGTTAAAACGGTATGGGTATAAGCATGAAGGAAACCATCATCGGCGCTCAGAAATTTTTGCTTTTGAGCGCTCAACTCGCGTAACTGTTCGATCGTGCGATTGACGTTCGCGCTAATGAGCCGAAGTTGCTGGTGAATCGATACGCCGAGCGTTTCCAAGCTCTGCGATTGCAGCATTTCCAATAACATCAAGAGATGTTTTTTAGCACTCTCTGCATCTTTAAACGGAAAGATTGCGCAGTAAGCAACGATAAATAATTGCTCGTTATTTTCAACGCGAAACTCCAAATAAGTTCGCCGCGCGCTGACTTCAACACCCGGGGCTTGTTTCAAATCGGGGCAAACTCGGGCGATTTGCTCGTACATTTGAGCGAGAATTAAGTTCGAGGAGAGATTGTAGGGCGAATCCACCATCACTTGAATAGTAGGAAGCGTTTGGTTAAAAAACTTCTGTGCTTTTTCGGGGGTAAGGCGCAAAACTTGAGTGCGATCGCCGCCCGGACTGAGATCGAGCCAGTCGCAGACTAAGCCTTCTGTTTTTAAACCATAACAGGAAACGCCGTGCAGCTTCGTTCCCGTCAGGATAGCCCCGGTTAAATCTGCCCCACCCCACTCAACATCAATCAAGCGCGCTTGGGTTAAATCGGCGTGAACCAGACTGGTATTGACTAAATTAGCATGACTCAAATCTGCCCCTATCAAATTTGCCCCACTCAGTTTCGTCTGGCTTAAATCCGCCCAGCGTAAATTAGCGCCGCTTAAATCCACCCAGCGTAAATTAGCGCGATGTAGATCTGCACCGCTGAGGTTAGCGCGATTGAGATTGGCTTGAGAGAGTTCGGCATCGCGCAAGTTCGCGCCACTCAAATCGGTGCGACTGATATCGGCACTGCTGAGGATAACCTGCTCGAGAATTGCGCCGGTCAGAATCGCATCGCGCAAATTGACTTCACTCAGGTTGCAATAGCTCAAATTTGCACCTCGCAGGGTTGCTTCGCGCAGATCGGTTCCCGTGAGATTGGCGCTGGTGAGATTCGCGCCGCTGAGTTCGGCGCGAACTAATTCGGCGCGCATAATTAAAGCTTCGACTAATTCGGCTTTACCGAGATCGGCGCGAATGAGATTGGCAACGTTGAGGAGGGCGCGATTGAGCTTTGCGCCCGAGAGATTGGCGGCGTTGAGTCGGGCGACATTCAAGCGCGCTCGATCGAGGTTGGCGCGGCTGAGATTAGCACCACTGAGATTGGCAATATTGAGATTGGCACCGCTTAAATTAATCTCGCTCAGTCTGACTCCTCTTAGATTTGCCTCGTTAAGATTGACTCCACGAAAGTCTCGGACTCCCGCTGCGTATTGAGTAATCAGTTCTTTAACATTCATCCTGGCTTTAAGTCGCAGTTGTCGAAGGGTGGGTAGAGCGGCAAAGGTTTAGGTGGGCTGGGATTGCGCGAGAAACTCAATGTATGGTAGCAAGAAGGATGTCTTTTACGGGGCGATGGTTTATGGGCGAAGGCGATTCGCTTTGGGCGCGCCCCCAGAAAAACGGGGTTAAAGAGGCTGTTTTTGGCGCGAGAGAATTTAGGGTAATTTCATGAAAGTTGGGATTGTCGGACTGGGTTTGATTGGGGGATCGCTGGGTTTGGATTTGCGATCGCGCGGGCTGGAGGTTTTGGGGGTTTCCCGCCGCCGTTCCGTTTGCGAAATCGCGCGCGATCGCGGGGCGGTTGACGAAGCGAGCGTCGATTTGGCGCTCTTACAAAAAGCGGACGTTATTTTTATTTGTACTCCCCTGAGTGCGATCGCGCCAACCGTCCAACAACTGATCCCCTTAGTGTCATCTAATACGATTCTTACCGATGTGGGGTCGGTCAAGCAATCGATCGCGGCGACTTGCTCGAAATTGTCGCCAAATTTTGTCGGCGGACACCCGATGGCAGGAACCGCCGAACAAGGGATAGAGGCGGCACAAGCGAACTTATTCGCCGGTGCGCCTTACGTTCTCACCCCCACGGAAACAACGCCTGCTACCGCTCTTAAAGTTGTTGAAGATTTAGTCGGTTTGCTGGACGCTCGCTTGTATATTTGTTCTCCCGCGCGGCACGATCGCGCCGTGGCTTTTATTTCTCATCTACCCTTGTTTGCCAGTGCGGGATTGATCCAAACTTGCCTACGCGAATCGGACTCGGAAGTCTTACAACTGGCTCAAAAGCTTGCTAGTTCTGGTTTTCGGGATACCAGTCGCATTGGCGGCGGCAATCCGGAGTTGGGCGTTGCGATCGCGCGTCACAATCGCCTCGAATTAGCGCGATCGCTCCGTCAATACCGGCAGGTACTCGATACGCTGATTGAAGAGATCGAGGGGGAAAATTGGGATGCGATCGAGCAATCTTTGCAGGAAAATCAAGGCGCGCGCCCCGATTTTTTAAATTAATAGAAAACTTAACGTTCTCCTAGCCCCGCGCTAGAAGATTCGAGTCGGGACGCGGCAAACAGAGTAGCGTTGCCGCGTCGCCAGAGCGAAGCCAGAGTCAAGAACTAACACTTTCGAGCAGTTGCCAGCGATCGCTTTCTGCGATCGCTCGTTGAACCGACTCAAAGATTTGTCGGCAGTGGTTGTCAAGCTGGAGAGGAAGTTCTTCATTTTTAATCACTAAGCTCATGCGGACTTCCCGAGCCGTCGCTGTGGTGCGATCGACTAAAACTTCGGCTGTGACTAGCTTTGAAAAAGCAATATGTCCGGGAACTTCGCGCCCCATTAAATAATCGCCTGCATCGTAAAGAATTTCAAAATTGCAAGATTTTAGAACTTCCCGCAGGGAGGGGAAGAGGTTTTCAATTGGAACTGCTAGCGTAAATGAGCATACATAACGAGCCATATTCTCGACCCCAGAAATCAAGTTTAGGTAGACTCTCCTATCATAATCGAAGCGTCCTGACATCCGATCTCGCAAAGATCGGCATCCAATTCTTTTTTCGCCGACCCATTTCCTTGAAGGTTAATCGAACTTCAGTAAAATTACTGGAAATTCGCAAACTTAGAGGTGGAAGGAAAAAAGCAGGAAAAGCGAGGACGGCAAGATATTATGGAGAGTTGAAGCGAGCCATCAGCCGAACTGACGGCGCAAAGAAAGCAGAAGCAAAAAAAACACTCAAAATCCTTTGCGCTCAACACCTTTCTTAGTGCGATACTCGTCATCCGGATAGTTCGGTCGATTGAAGCGAGGAAAATTTGCGCATGAATGGAAAACTCATTGTATTCGAGGGCGGCGAAGGCGCGGGGAAAACGACTCAAATCGAGAGGACGCGCGCTTGGCTTTCCCGACATCTCCCCCCACACATTCCGCTACTCGTCACGCGGGAACCGGGCGGAACGCACCTGGGGACGAGCATTCGCAGCTTGTTACTCGATCGCGCAACAGCCTCAGAAACGCCCCACAATCGCACGGAACTGCTGCTTTACGCCGCCGATCGCGCCCAGCACGTCGAAACTTGTTTAAGACCCGCTCTGGCTGACAATACGATAATTTTATGCGATCGCTACACGGATTCGACGGTTGCGTATCAAGGGTACGGTCGCGGTCTTAACCTCGAGATGATCGAACAACTCAATCGTATCGCCACGGGAGGATTAAAGAGCGATTTAACCCTGTGGTTGGATTTAGAGGTCGAAATTGGCTTAGAACGGGCGAGACGGCGTTCTGTGCGCGATCGCATGGAAGCGGCAGAATTAACCTTTCATAAGCGGGTTCGCGCTGGGTTCGAGCAACTGGCTGGAGACAATCCGCAGCGTATCGTTCGTATTGATGCGAGTTTGGAGGTGGAGAAGGTGAGCGCTCAAATCGAGAAAGTGCTGCGCGATCGCATTTTATAATGAATAATGAATAGTGAATAATGAATAATTTACAATGGACAATTAATTGATAATGTTCGGAGTCTTTTTGACCCAGACCAACCCTTCAACTTCTGACTGCCTCAACATTATCCATTATTCATTATCTATTATTCATTATCAATTATTTACCACGGATTCCCGACTAAGGTAAAAGCACTCCAATAGTAAGGATGAGTTAAATTGCGATCGCCCAACTGGACTAATTCAGGCGTTAGCGGAAAACTCCCTTGCGGCGTTACTAATTGTCCTTTTTCCAAGCGAACTTTTCCTTGACTCATCGCTAACTGTACCTGCCGCAATGCTTCAGCCTTAATCGATGCCGTTTTCAACTGTTCGTAAAAACCCACCATCAAACCCAGCGTTCCTTCATCGCTGACATACCACAGACTGCCCAGCACTGATTTTACCCCTGCTTGGGCAGCAAGCCCCGCAAATCCGAGTTCCGCGTCGCGATCGCCCAATGCCGTGCGACAGGCACTTAAGACCAACAAATCTACCGGCGGCTGTGCTAATTTGAGTTGGCGAATTCGATCTAAACTCAAGCGCGAATCTCCCCAAAACTGGATGAAAGAATTCTCTGATTTGCCCGAATTGAACTCAGCATGAGAAGCGAGGTGAACGATACTGTAAGGCGTAGCATTGCGCGTTTCAATTAGCTTTTCTTGAGTGAAATCACTTCCTGATAACTCTTCTCCCTTCCACACATTTTGAGTAATAAGTTGCAATTCCAAGGATGCCGCCGGGAGGGGCGGTAAATCGACAAAGGTATCAGAACCCATACCCAGCACGGGTAAATTTTTAATATCGCGGTAGCGCGTATCGACGAGCGATAGACTCGGCATCAATCCGACGCTATACTGTTCGATGATGAACTTGTTGCCATCGTGAAGCGCTGCAACGGGGAGCGATCGCAACCCAGCATCCAAAATAAAAGAAATATTCGTAATTTCCCGCAACTTTAACTGTTCCTGCACGGGTGCAATTATCCAGTCGTACAACTGTTTTGAAGGCGCGAGATAAGCAGTTCGACGACTAACATTCGTCACAGCGCTGCGAAATCGATTGGCAACTTCCATCACTTGCGCGCGCGTCACGCCCTCGATTCGGCGGCGATAAGGAGTTCCTTTTGCCGTAACCATCATTAACTCTAATTCATCCGTATCCGGGTTTGTTCGGTTCGCATCAATGGGGACAAAAGTCACATAGAGAATAGCGGGTTTTTCTCCAGTATTATCTTCAATATCGTGTAAAATTTCCCGAACGTTATCGAGAGAACTAAAATGAATTTCTGCGCTGCCTCCGTAGCCAACAAAATCGTTAGTAAAGCGTTCTTCGATACCCTCTAGCGTACTCGTTGTAACTTCGGGGGTTGGTTGCTTGAGTACATCGCTACCGCCGCCACAATAAGGAGGACAAGTATCTAAGGGGAATCTAAGCGGGCTGGGGTTGGTTGGAATATCGTTATTTGGGTTTGGGGGGCGATCGGGGTTTGGGGGGCGATCGGGGTTTTGAGCGAGATTAACTTGAAGTTGTACCGATTGCGAGTTAGAGAACGGAATGCGATCGTCAGCCACGACATCAAATAAATTAACCAATCCCGTAAAATTAGAATCGGTAGTAAAGCTTAAAACATCGCCAACTATCAACTTTTGCGACGAACCCGCCGTCAAAACGATTGAACTTCCACCGCGAAGTAACGTCAGCGTTCCCGTCCCCGTAATGTTACTAATAACGATGGAATTATTAATAAAATCATCTAAATTAGCATCCGTTACTTGCTTTTCAATATCGGCAAAAGTAATTTGAAAAGATTGACCGGGTTGTAAAGTGGTTACGGGATTGGTAAATGGTGCAATAACGGGAGGCGTATTAATCGAGGTAATCGTAATATTCGGCTGCGGCACGTCGGAACCTCCCGTCGGTTTCATGTCAAAAGAACCCGCAGCCAGAGGAGTTCCATCCGTATTAATCGCCCCTGCCAACCCATTAACGCTCGTCGCATCCCCGATAATGAAGGGATCGTTATTCGGTCCGCCATCGTGCTGAATTGTCACCGTCCCCGCAATTTTCGGTCCACCCGTTACAATTCCTTGGGTATCAATCGTTGTCCCTGCCCCCGTTCCCCGCACTCGCCCAGTCGCAAGGACATCCACCTTACCGCCTTGCCCCGTACCCGTAGAATCACCCTGTCCCGTTGTTGTAATGCTGGTAAATTGAATATCGCTACCGGGAGTTGGTTCCGATTTCAGGCTGACATCTCCCCCTCGTCCATCTGCCGAACCTACACTAATATTGTTTCCGATTGCGGCTGAAGTAATCGCGCCTGCATTAATCGTGCTACCCGATGCCAAAGTAATGTCACCCCCTCGAGCGCTTACTGGCCCTAAACCGTTTGCACTAGCAGTAGAAGCGATCGCACCGACATTCATGGCGCTGCCCGATATCAGTTTAATTTCGCCGCCTGTGGCTATTGCCGTCGTTCCAGAACCGCTTAGTGAGGCTGTAGCCGTAGAAGTAATCGCGCCTGCATTAATCGTGCTACCCGATGTCAAAGTAACGTCACCCCCTTTAGCTACCGTTCCATAACCGCTTCCTGTAGCAATGGTAGTAATCGTGCCTGTATTAATAGCGCCGCCTGCATCAATCGTGACTATACCACCCGTTGCTGTAACCGGACTCGACGCTGTGGTAGTCGCAGAAGTATTAATATCCCCGGTTGTCACGCTACCTCCAGCGTTTAAACGAATATCTGCCCCTATTACTTGAGGGTCATTACTACCAAAACTCGTGTTAATGTTACCAATCGCGATATTATTTCCCGCAGTAATCTCAATAAAACGCCCACCCGTAGCGTCTCCTTCTAAGGCAATACTTTGTCCCGCACCGTTAAAGTCTCGTAACGCGCTGAATGAGATGCTGGTAACCGACGTAGGGCTAAAATCTAACGAAGTATTGAGGTTGATATCGCGACTGGCTTGTAAGATAATATCGCCTGATAAAGACAGTAATTTAGTCGCGCCGATGGTAAAGTCCGTAAAAGCATCTACATCACCCGCCAAAATTTGATTATCGTCGAGTTGAGCATCATCCGCCCCTGCACCCGCAATAATATTAATATCTCTGGGGTCGAATAAAATTGTACCGAGAAGACCGTTACTCGCTCCTGCATCCGCATTTCCATTAAAGACTAATTTGTCTTTCCCGGAAATTTCAATAAAACCGCCGTTGCCTGAATTAATGCCCCCTCTGGCGCTAGCACTTCCATAAAATCCGGTCACTTCGTTCGACCAATTGATAATTCTGCCGCCGTTCCCGTTCAAACCGGCATTAGCATTTAAAACTGAATCTTGGCTGACATAAGTTCGCGCCGCATTGGGAACATTCCCCTGTCCTTGGTAATCGCCACCGATACGAATATTGCCGCCGCTGCCCTCGCTTCCCGAAGCATTTAAGTTCGCGCCGATTAGGGCTATCTTTTGTCCCAATACGTCAATATTTCCGCCAGAGGTTCCACTCGCATTGAGGCTTCCGGAAATAACTGTCGTTCCGTTTGTCGTTGGAATCGTGCTTCCGGAACTCGCTAACTGAACTTGGTTACTCGCGTTAAGGGTTAAGCCAGTATTTACATTTTGAGTGGCGGAACTGGTGAGGAGTTGGGGCAGTTGTAAGGCGTTGAACGGGAGAACTTGACCGTTAAGATCGCGAGGCGGCTGAATTTCGAGACTGAGGAGGGATCCGGGTTGAGAAATTTTGACGGAACTACTACCGGGAATCGCTGCAATTGCAATATTTCCAGCATTCGCAGTTAGCGTTCCCGTATTAACAACGGTTCCGCCTAATAAACTTAAGTTTTTTCCGGCATCGACGGCTAAGTTTCCAGCATTGACAATTGCACCCGCTGAGGAGGAGTCGAACGCAAATTGATTGGGCGTACCGTTTAAAGCGAGGTAATTATTATCGCCAAACGCATTAAACCAACCGCCATTATTGAAGCCGATTCCTGTTGCTGTTGTTGCGGTGAAATCGGCTGGGACATTCAAACTCGCTCCCGCACCAAAGATGATTCCAGCCGGATTCATTAAGTAGAGATTGGAGTTGCCGCCGCTAACTTGAATTAAGCCGTTAATCACCGATGGATCGCCGCCGGTAACGCGCGCTAAGATATTCGCGATACTCGGATTCGAGAGAAAATTGGCAACGCTATTAGCATCGAGATTAAAGGCTTGAAAGCTATGAAATAAGTTGGCTTTATCTGCCGATAGACTACCGCCGAAAATATCGATACGGTTGCCGTTGACTAAAACCTGCGTTCCTGTAGCATCAGCAGCGGGGACAATCGTTTGGGCTAAAGCTGGAGGCGCAAAACACGCTGCCCGCACCCAAAACCCAAGGAGTAAGCCAAACCCGTAACACCCAGAAAAAAAGGAAGATTTCATACAAAAAATCGTTAGGAACGTTTAGGAATTTTTAGCAGCGCGAGTATCTAACATCTAAGCTGTTTTCTTGGCTTTGAATTTTTTTTTGGAAGAAGAATGAATGCGAGCAAGTGTTAACATACATCTATAGCAGCGAACGGCAAGTAGGTAAGCGTGCTTTTGCGTTGGTTTTGATGAAACCGAGAACGGTTTTAGCGGAACAATTTGAGGAAGGAAACTCTTTAGGAAGAAAAAGACGCTAGCTGGCAGATGCAGTCAGGTCTATAAATATCCTTGAAAAGGCGTGAGAGGCTTTCAAGGATTTTAAATTTTTAATTCTGCCCAGCACGCTTATATTTATTTTCTATCGTAACCAGTGAAGAGTAAGATCGCCTATAGGGTTTACCCAAAAAATACATGAAAAAGAACCGCAGTTGTAATCTAGGGGCTGCGGTTCGAGTCTGAAGGAGTATTTAAGGAGTATTCAACCTAATGGCGATTGTAAAATAGATGTCGAACAAAGTAAGGCTGGTTACAGTTTTGGAAACAAGGGGCTAGGAGACTACGATCGAGCGTTCCGATTGGCAGGGGGTTTGCTGAGTACGTTTGCCGAACGTAGGGGGTGGTAAACCCAATTTTTTTGATAATTTATATAGAATAGGAGCAAGCGGTTGACGATAGTGGCAGCGATCGCTGCATCTATACAGTATTGGGATATACCTTTTGCTTATGCCTTCTTGTCCCCAGTGCGATAACCCCGTTACCACCGACGCGCTGCGTTGTCCTCACTGCAACGAGACGCTGAAAGCCTTCGGACATCCGGGAATTCCTTTACATCGCGCGACAAAGCAAGCTTCTTTGTGCGAGAGTTGTCTGTACGATCGAGATGATTCTTGTACGTTTCCCCAGCGTCCCGATGCGAAAACTTGTACGCTGTATCGAGATGTCTCGCAATTACAACCGGAAACCGAACGGGTAACATACCGCGTTGGAGGAATGGCCGGGTTGAAGGCGTGGTGCGACCTCAATCGGGGTTGGTTAATGGCGGGGGGACTATTGGGCGCGAGTCTTTGGCTGGCTTTACGCTAATCCACCTATCGAGCCACATTGCATACAAAAAGTCAATAGTTAAAAATTACTTGTAACACGCGCTCCAAATTGTCTAAGTCTCCGACAATGCGCCGCACGGGTTCGGGCAGAACTCGCACAAGGGTAGGAGTTGCGGAAACTTGATTCGACTCTGCTTCTTCGGGATGCTTGTAAATATCGATCACTTTCAAGGTATAGGGATAAGGCAGTCCGGTTTCTAAAAGCTGATGGATTCGTTGCAGAGTTTTCTCGGTTGAGGCACTGCTACCGGAAACAAACAACCGCAGCACGTAGCCGGGAGTCTCGGAATGCGCCTCATTTGCACTCACCCGACTTCGCACCGCTCCCTTCAAGCTCGAGTCGTTTTGATAATTGACGATTAATTCGCGTTCCTCCCACAGTTGCGGAAACTCGGAGCGATAGGATTCGAGGAGGGTTGGGTCGCAGGAAGCGTCTTGCCAGGGCGCAATCTGCCAGACTAAATTTCCCGTTCCGAAGACAGCATTGAGCAGGGTTTGATGATGCTGGACGGGCGGATGGACTTCAGCAAAGATTTCAATCTCTTTCGTTTTCGGATTGAGCCAGCGGTCTAGGGTAGCGGTGTAGCCTGGAACGAGAAAGTGCGGCGGTTCGGGCAGCCCAAAAATTTCCTGGAGAGCGCTACAGAGTTGAAAATGCCATCGACCCTGTTTTTCAGGATCGAGGCAATAGACGAGATCGCCGCCGGGGGTAAACAGGGCGATTCCTTTGAATAATTCGGGGGTGCGATCCGGTACGGAGCCGCGTAACGGTGCGCGACTCGGATCGAGGGAAGATGAATACATATTGCGATCGCAAGGGCATGGTTCCTTAAGGTTAGCGCGTCTATTCTTCAGTGGCGCACGCCGCACCTGACTCGGCAACTCATACCCTTGCTCCGACCGTCTTAGATACGACCGCGCAGCATCATAGACATTTCGTTGGTTGTCGGCGAACATTCCAAGGCTGTTTCCTCAGTAATGCGCCCTTCTTGATAGAGATTGAACAGCGATTGGTTCATCGTAATCATACCGTCGAATTCCCCATCTCTCATCAACTCGTGCATCTCTTCGTAATTGCCTTTACGAATATACTCTTTCATCGTTTCCGTATTCACCAAGATGTCGTGGTAAGCGGCGCGCTTACCGTCGGTGGTACGACACAACCCTTGGGCGATCACCGCAACCAACGATTCGGCAATGGCAACCCGCATGGCATCCTGTTCTTCAGCGGTGTACAACGTCAGAATCCGCTCGATGGTTTTGATGGCGCTGTTGGTGTGCAGCGTTCCCATAACCAAGTGACCCGTTTGCGCTGCTTTGAGGGCGGTGTTCACTGTGCCTTTATCCCGCATTTCCCCCACCAGAATGATGTCGGGGTCTTCCCGCAAGGAGGCCTTAAGCGCGTTATCGAATAACAGCGTGTGTTGTCCGACTTCCCGCTGTTTAATTAACGATTTCCGGCTTTTATGCACGAATTCAACCGGATCTTCGATGGTGATAATGTTTTTGGCGTGTTCTTTATTGATGTAATCGATCATCGCGGCCAAGGTCGTCGATTTCCCGGAACCCGTCGGCCCTGTTACCAACACCATGCCTTTGTGCGCGTCGGAGATATCCCGGAAAATTGGCGGCAAACGCAATTGGTCGATGGTGAGAATTTTTAAGGGAATCAACCGCATGACGATCGCGGGGCCGGTGAGAGAATCAAATACGTTAATCCGCACCCGCGCGAATTCATACTGCGTCGCGCCGTCGTATTCTTTGGTATCTTTGAAGCGCTGAATTTCTTGGTCGGTGAGAACTTCGTGCAACCAACTGTAGAAGGTGTTTTCGTCGGTTTCGGGGTACTCGGTCACTGAGATTTCGCCGCGATCGCGCATTCGCGGCACTTCACCCACCCCGAGGTGAATATCTGAAAAGCCTTTCTCGTGGGCTTCGTGGACAAGCTCGTTTAAAGTCGGATTTCCCGGCGAACGCTGCGGTTTGTTCGATTGCGCTGGCGCGGCTGCCGGTTGCGCGACCTGCCCTCGTGCGGGCGGCGCGCTCGGACGCGGCATCATTGGCGGTCTTGCGGGCATGGCCTGCGTCATCTGTCGCGTTACGTCGGATGCACCTCTGGCCCCAGCGATTCCTCCTGGTGGAGGAGCAGGCGGGCGGCCCATTGCTGGCGGAGGGGGGACGGCTGGACGCTGGGGTTGTCGTTCTGTCATGTTTCAACTACCGCGCTTTTTTTGAAATGGATGGATACAGACTGATTTAGGGAGGACTTACGCGAAAAAAACCCGATGGCAATGGAAAATCGTTAAGTTGGCCACAGAGCGACGAATAAACCCGGTTTTTGGTCTCGTCGTGCTATAAGTCCCGATCGAGCAAGTTGAGTTCATTCAATCATAACTAAATCCTCGATCGCGAATCCTACTTCTGCCTCCTTAACGTTCCATTTCTGAGAAATATTACCCTTATTGTTACAAAATATTAACTTCTCCATCAAGGCTATTTCAGGGGTCGCGATCGCGACTCATTTTCTCCGTACCGAGAGTTAGGAGAGGCAATACCTTGGAATGCTCGGGAAGGCTCGATCTTTGACCCGAAGCGCGATCGCGGGTAGCCCTCCGAAAAAACCCGGTTTTTGAGAACCTTATACCCATTAAAAATTAAAAAGGAAGAAACCTAGATATATTAGGGGTTTCAGCCTCAAGATGTGTCGTCCGAACTCGGAGAACTGGTATTATCGCCTGCGGTTTTCCCGGAATTGTGCCGAGCTTGTATTAACTTTAATTAAAAATCGCTCATCTAACTTGAAAAACTCCTACAATCTATAAAGATTCTCGCGTGTCTGTGAGGGAAGACATTCGCGGAAGTTAAAAATGCACAAAATGCAAAGTTTTTAAGGTTTTAAAAAGTCGATCTGTATGGAAGCGTGAGAGCATCTCGCTGACTCATCGGACTGATAGATTCATCGAGAAATT is part of the Oscillatoria sp. FACHB-1406 genome and encodes:
- a CDS encoding type IV pilus twitching motility protein PilT, which produces MTERQPQRPAVPPPPAMGRPPAPPPGGIAGARGASDVTRQMTQAMPARPPMMPRPSAPPARGQVAQPAAAPAQSNKPQRSPGNPTLNELVHEAHEKGFSDIHLGVGEVPRMRDRGEISVTEYPETDENTFYSWLHEVLTDQEIQRFKDTKEYDGATQYEFARVRINVFDSLTGPAIVMRLIPLKILTIDQLRLPPIFRDISDAHKGMVLVTGPTGSGKSTTLAAMIDYINKEHAKNIITIEDPVEFVHKSRKSLIKQREVGQHTLLFDNALKASLREDPDIILVGEMRDKGTVNTALKAAQTGHLVMGTLHTNSAIKTIERILTLYTAEEQDAMRVAIAESLVAVIAQGLCRTTDGKRAAYHDILVNTETMKEYIRKGNYEEMHELMRDGEFDGMITMNQSLFNLYQEGRITEETALECSPTTNEMSMMLRGRI